The Hemibagrus wyckioides isolate EC202008001 linkage group LG25, SWU_Hwy_1.0, whole genome shotgun sequence genome has a segment encoding these proteins:
- the LOC131345928 gene encoding protein CEBPZOS-like, with protein sequence MAPKTMEPVARKIFKGVLFLEVLGVFAAYGLYYRMNTSRDFRCTMSKRFPSVLEVYYKSNEWAGNYGIREADQDVWSTSQE encoded by the exons ATGGCCCCCAAAACTATGGAGCCAGTGGCCAGGAAGATTTTTAAAGGAGTGCTCTTCCTGGAGGTGCTTGGTGTGTTTGCAGCTTACGGGCTCTATTACAGAATGAACACGAGCCGAG ATTTCAGATGCACGATGAGCAAACGCTTCCCCTCAGTTCTGGAAG tTTATTACAAGTCCAACGAATGGGCCGGGAACTACGGCATCCGGGAAGCCGATCAGGACGTGTGGTCTACTAGCCAggaatag
- the cebpz gene encoding CCAAT/enhancer-binding protein zeta — translation MAPKGKRRPEKTEIFEQNGEDTIENDDNDDAASDGEKGEDELTLDDVLRLGGTKADYVMLSAVEDSTELVNGGKKGAIDDLEEGELEEFITKLGIRSYSGQLVIEDEDEPEAENKEKPKPSVEKKSKKEASKAESIKKPEAEPKKNQESKKTSKKAKQKEADLFEFYPRQVLLVKPGGKWYDIEYTSESSTSPQDDSLVSQYKALAQKLLEAETNLYKNKKNLQKGANTVWMKSVVSTGTLADRMAAMTVLIQDAPLHCLEHIESLIIMMKKKGSRRQGLMALDTLKELLLSDVLPENRKLRAFSQRPFDQLEERASGNRDVRDRRLVLWYFEHLLKLQLAEFVIALDTLAHDTVLATKMKALTTAHELLCNRPEQEKALLMQVVNKLGDPEYKIASKASYLLETLLHKHPLMKSVVCVEVERLMFRPNISAKAQYYAACFLNQVMLSHDEAELATKLITIYFSFFRLCVKKKDVESKMLGALLSGVNRAYPYTKTGDETVREQLDTLFKVVHIVKFSTAVQALMLLFQVMDSQQSVSDRYFVALYKKLLDPGLSVSSRQSMFLNLLYKSLKADIVLRRVKAFVKRLLQVSCEQSPTFACGALFLVSEVMKAKPGLKLLLQEGDDDDEEKFLDLKGEEEEDDDKKTNNDDDDDEEERFVDADKIEEDQSKKPQQNKPAASWVHHQNLEGGKDLEVYAPMHRNPLYCGANHSTLWELQKLADHFHPSVALFAKTILQGGHIQYSGDPLQDFTLIRFLDRFVFRNPKQTKGKQNTDATVMQPKHKKTMNNIRTLPVNSEEYLAKEESQIPVDEVFFYRFFKKREGVKRLRKPGEDTESVEDVDDDEFEQLLDTFESDGCFTEFKDGDLDFAGNVKSNSKKGKKSEEVSDSDLDSEGDLDDEELSLGSMAEEDFGDELEDDGGAFMEPGGDDDDDEVPELEDDDDGAFEDFDEDMDEPAEDSTGGKKGKRKSSGHLGSFDSKPSKKKRGKMEDTAMFAAAEEFGDLLDENSDLKFDNIGMNAMANKDKASVKQLKWEVQRDDWIKGRDVKTLRRKKAMFNKRKQFGKPGKKTAGRKK, via the exons atggCTCCGAAAGGCAAACGGCGGCCAGagaaaactgaaatatttgaGCAAAATGGAGAAGACACGATTGAAAACGACGACAACGACGACGCCGCgagtgatggagagaaaggCGAGGATGAACTCACCCTGGATGATGTGCTGCGTTTGGGAGGCACTAAG gCAGACTACGTCATGCTTTCTGCAGTTGAGGACAGTACCGAGCTGGTAAACGGTGGAAAGAAAGGTGCAATCGATGATTTGGAGGAAGGTGAACTAGAAGAGTTTATCACCAAACTGGGAATCCGCTCCTACTCGGGACAGCTAGTTattgaagatgaggatgagccTGAAGcagaaaacaaagagaaacCCAAACCCAGCGTGGAAAAGAAGAGCAAGAAAGAAGCCTCTAAAGCAGAGTCCATTAAGAAACCTGAAGCCGAGCCGAAGAAGAACCAAGAGtccaaaaaaacaagcaaaaaagcCAAGCAAAAAGAAGCTGACCTTTTTGAATTTTACCCTCGGCAGGTGCTTCTGGTTAAGCCTGGAGGAAAATGGTACGACATAGAGTACACTTCTGAGTCTAGCACTTCTCCTCAGGATGATTCGCTGGTTTCTCAGTACAAGGCTTTGGCTCAGAAGCTGCTAGAGGCTGAAACAAATCTttacaaaaacaagaaaaacctACAGAAAGGAGCGAACACAGTCTGGATGAAGAGCGTCGTCTCGACCGGGACGCTGGCGGACAGGATGGCAGCCATGACTGTGCTCATCCAGGATGCTCCTCTACACTGTCTGGAGCACATCGAGAGCCTGATCATTatgatgaagaagaaaggaagtCGTAGACAAGGCCTCATGGCTTTGGACACACTTAAAGAGCTGCTGCTGTCCGATGTGCTCCCAGAGAATCGTAAACTGCGAGCCTTCTCCCAACGCCCTTTCGACCAGTTGGAAGAGCGTGCAAGTGGAAACCGAGATGTCCGAGACCGCCGTCTTGTCCTCTGGTACTTCGAGCACCTTCTCAAGCTCCAGCTGGCTGAGTTTGTAATAGCTCTTGACACTTTGGCTCACGATACAGTCCTGGCCACCAAAATGAAAGCTCTGACCACAGCTCACGAGCTGCTCTGCAACCGGCCCGAGCAGGAGAAAGCCCTGCTGATGCAAGTCGTCAACAAACTAGGAGATCCCGAGTACAAAATCGCCTCGAAGGCCTCGTATCTGCTGGAGACGCTCCTCCATAAACACCCCTTGATGAAATCGGTGGTGTGCGTTGAAGTAGAGCGTCTGATGTTCAGACCCAACATAAGTGCCAAGGCTCAGTATTACGCCGCCTGCTTCCTCAACCAGGTGATGCTGAGCCACGATGAGGCTGAGCTCGCCACCAAACTCATCACTATCTACTTCAGCTTCTTCCGTCTCTGTGTCAAGAAGAAGGATGTGGAGTCTAAGATGCTGGGTGCTCTGCTGAGCGGCGTGAACAGGGCATATCCATACACCAAGACCGGAGATGAGACGGTCCGGGAGCAGCTGGACACGCTGTTTAAAGTGGTGCACATAGTGAAGTTCAGCACAGCTGTGCAAGCTCTCATGCTGCTCTTCCAGGTTATGGATTCTCAGCAGAGCGTGTCTGATCGATACTTCGTCGCTCTTTACAA GAAACTGTTGGATCCTGGTCTGTCAGTAAGCTCGAGGCAGAGCATGTTCCTCAACCTGCTGTACAAATCTCTGAAAGCCGACATCGTCCTGCGCCGCGTTAAGGCCTTCGTGAAGAGGCTGCTGCAGGTCAGCTGTGAGCAGAGTCCAACGTTCGCCTGCGGAGCGCTCTTCCTCGTGTCCGAGGTTATGAAAGCCAAACCTGGCCTTAAGCTCCTCCTACAAGAAGGG gatgatgatgatgaggagaagtTTCTGGACCTTAAaggggaagaggaggaggatgatgacaAGAAAACCaacaacgatgatgatgatgatgaagaagaaaggTTTGTGGATGCGGATAAAATTGAAGAGGACCAAAGTAAAAAGCCTCAGCAGAACAAACCAGCTGCATCATGGGTACATCACCAAAACTTGGAGG GTGGTAAGGATTTGGAGGTTTATGCCCCCATGCACAGAAACCCTTTATACTGTGGAGCGAATCACAGCACACTCTGGGAGCTGCAGAAG CTCGCTGATCATTTCCACCCCTCTGTAGCTCTCTTCGCAAAAACCATCTTGCAG GGAGGGCACATCCAGTACTCAGGGGATCCTCTACAGGACTTCACGCTTATCAGATTCTTGGATCGATTCGTGTTCAGaaaccccaaacaaacaaagggAAAAC AAAACACAGACGCGACTGTAATGCAGCCGAAACACAAAAAGACCATGAATAACATCCGCACGTTACCTG TAAACTCTGAGGAATATCTAGCTAAAGAGGAAAGTCAGATCCCTGTGGATGAGGTGTTCTTCTACag GTTCTTTAAAAAGAGGGAAGGAGTGAAGCGATTAAGGAAGCCTGGAGAGGACACCGAGAGCGTGGAGGACGTGGATGATGACGAGTTTGAACAACTGCTCG ACACGTTTGAGAGCGATGGCTGCTTCACAGAATTTAAAGATGGAGACCTGGACTTTGCTGG CAACGTGAAGAGCAACAGCAAAAAAGGCAAGAAGTCCGAGGAGGTCTCTGATTCAGACCTGGATTCGGAAGGTGACCTGGATGACGAGGAGCTCTCTCTGGGAAGCATGGCTGAGGAAGACTTCGGAGACGAGCTGGAGGATGACGGCGGTGCTTTTATGGAGCCGGGTGGagatgatgacgacgatgaag TACCAGAGcttgaggatgatgatgatggtgcttTTGAGG ATTTTGATGAAGACATGGACGAGCCCGCAGAGGACAGCACAGGAGGCAAAAAAGGCAAGAGGAAGTCATCCGGACATCTCGGATCTTTTG ATTCCAAACCaagcaagaaaaagagaggaaagatGGAGGATACAGCCATGTTTGCAGCGGCTGAGGAG TTTGGTGATCTGCTGGATGAAAACTCCGATCTCAAGTTCGACAACATCGGCATGAACGCTATGGCTAACAAGGACAAAGCCA GTGTCAAACAGCTGAAATGGGAGGTGCAGCGTGACGACTGGATCAAGGGACGTGACGTCAAGACGCTCAGGAGGAAGAAGGCCATGTTTAACAAGAGGAAACAGTTTGGAAAACCAGGCAAAAAGACTGCAGGGAGGAAGAAGTGA
- the ndufaf7 gene encoding protein arginine methyltransferase NDUFAF7, mitochondrial encodes MRTIQKLINISRTSVRILSPSLNAHWTGMLRRSCSSSSSEKQVPSPSILRHLVSKITATGPITVAEYMREVLTNPVSGYYVKNDMLGADGDFITSPEISQIFGELLGIWCVSEWMAAGKPKTFQLVELGPGRGSLTSDILRVFSQLQSVLCGASVSVHLVEVSPKLSEVQAHCLVGETAQVCVSDEESVYRTGTTHTGIPVSWYRIIEDIPRGFSIFLAHEFFDALPIHKFQRTDKGWREVMVDIDPDKPDKLRFVVFPAPTLASTTLIQEDEQRQHVEVCAEGGVIVQKLADRILEDGGAVLIADYGHNGTKTDTFRGFKGHKLHDVLEAPGTADLTADVDFNYLRKMAGEAVVCFGPITQRAFLKNMGIDTRLQVLLRSCNDPSTRAQLFHGYSMLTDPDKMGHRFQFLSLLHPSRLVQPEEEKGMVMKKRKDTTPLPVAGFTELGLN; translated from the exons ATGAGGACAATTCAGAAGCTGATCAACATTAGCAGGACATCAGTGCGCATTCTTTCCCCATCACTGAATG CACACTGGACCGGGATGTTGAGACGAAGTTGTTCCAGTTCCTCGTCAGAGAAACAGGTTCCTAGTCCCTCCATACTGAGGCATCTGGTGTCCAAAATCACAGCCACAGGTCCCATCACGGTGGCTGAGTACATGCGTGAAGTCCTCACTAACCCAGTCTCG GGATATTACGTGAAGAACGACATGCTGGGAGCTGATGGAGATTTTATCACATCACCAGAAATAAGCCAGATTTTCGGAGAG TTGCTTGGGATctggtgtgtaagtgagtggaTGGCTGcaggaaaacccaaaacattTCAGCTTGTAGAACTCGGACCCGGACGAGGCTCCTTGACCAGTGACATTCTGAGG gtCTTCAGTCAGTTGCAGTCAGTTCTGTGTGGAGCGTCAGTGTCTGTTCACCTGGTGGAGGTGAGCCCAAAGCTAAGTGAAGTCCAGGCTCACTGTCTGGTTGGAGAAAccgctcaggtgtgtgtgagtgatgaagaaTCTGTGTATCGCACTGGCACAACACACACCGGCATTCCTGTGTCGTGGTACCGCATTATAGAAGACATTCCCAGAG GCTTCAGTATATTCTTGGCTCATGAGTTTTTTGATGCTCTGCCCATTCACAAGTTTCAG agaACAGACAAGGGTTGGAGAGAGGTGATGGTTGATATCGACCCCGACAAACCCGATAAGCTCAGATTTGTGGTGTTTCCTGCTCCTACTCTCGCATCTACTACACTCATACAA GAGGATGAACAGCGGCAGCACGTGGAGGTTTGCGCCGAAGGCGGAGTCATTGTTCAGAAGCTGGCCGATCGGATCTTGGAGGACGGGGGTGCAGTGCTGATCGCAGACTACGGTCACAATGGAACGAAGACGGACACGTTCAGA GGTTTTAAAGGACACAAACTGCATGATGTGCTGGAGGCTCCAGGCACCGCAGACCTGACTGCAGATGTTGACTTTAATTATCTGAGGAAGATGGCTGGAGAAGCGGTGGTCTGCTTTGGACCCATCACACAGAGAGCGTTTCTTAAGAACATGGGCATCGACACACGCCTGCAG GTCCTGTTGAGAAGCTGTAACGACCCCTCCACCCGAGCTCAGCTGTTTCACGGCTACAGCATGCTGACTGATCCGGATAAAATGGGCCACAGGTTCCAGTTCTTGTCGTTGCTACATCCCAGTCGCTTGGTTCAGCCGGAGGAGGAGAAAGGAATggtgatgaagaagaggaaggacACGACACCCCTTCCTGTCGCTGGATTCACTGAACTCGGACTAAACTGA